A part of Terriglobus roseus genomic DNA contains:
- a CDS encoding M48 family metallopeptidase — MRRFLLFLLLLVAVPLHAATTPAEKLANDAAQHELDSSPEGGNIPSYSLKPADLVKAQHLDKVGTVLHFATSIWSLVYTLALMALGVVGWMQRTATSRFKNRWLQGATFLLLFVVITGFLDAPFSVYGHWLSLKYGLSVQSWGSWLGDQAKSAGIALVIGILLVMLLFWFIRKFPRRWWFGFWIVSIPITLAGIFITPYVIDPLFNKFEPLQQSHPELVKRLEDVADRGHMNIPPDRMFLMKASEKVTTLNAYVTGFGSSKRVVVWDTSIAKGTPDEILFIFGHESGHYVLHHIVRGILVSMVITFITLYLGYLFVQWAIRRFGASWGIPTQNDWGALAVLLLAFSLFSFFLEPITSTLSRSQEHAADVYGMEAIHGIVTNPQETARGAFQVLGDTSYDLPNPNQFLEFWTYGHPSIGRRAAFAAHYDPWADGYAPKYFPKQ; from the coding sequence ATGCGTCGATTCCTGCTGTTCCTGTTGCTCCTTGTGGCTGTTCCCCTTCACGCCGCCACCACACCTGCTGAAAAGCTGGCGAACGACGCGGCGCAGCATGAACTGGATTCTTCGCCTGAGGGCGGAAACATTCCGTCGTACTCACTGAAGCCTGCAGACCTGGTCAAGGCCCAGCATCTGGACAAGGTAGGTACGGTGCTGCACTTCGCCACCTCCATCTGGTCGCTGGTGTACACCCTGGCACTGATGGCACTGGGAGTGGTGGGGTGGATGCAGCGGACAGCAACGTCGCGTTTCAAGAACCGCTGGCTACAGGGCGCCACCTTCCTGCTCCTGTTTGTAGTGATTACAGGTTTTCTGGATGCGCCATTCAGCGTCTACGGCCATTGGTTGAGTTTGAAGTACGGATTGAGTGTGCAGAGCTGGGGAAGCTGGTTGGGCGACCAGGCGAAAAGTGCTGGGATTGCTTTGGTGATCGGAATTCTGCTGGTGATGCTGCTGTTCTGGTTCATCCGCAAATTTCCGCGTCGCTGGTGGTTTGGTTTCTGGATTGTCTCCATTCCTATCACGCTGGCGGGCATCTTCATTACGCCGTATGTGATTGATCCGTTGTTCAACAAGTTTGAGCCTCTGCAGCAATCGCATCCTGAACTGGTGAAGCGACTGGAAGATGTGGCGGATCGCGGTCACATGAACATTCCGCCGGATCGCATGTTCCTGATGAAGGCGTCGGAAAAGGTGACTACGCTGAATGCCTATGTGACGGGCTTTGGCTCATCAAAGCGTGTGGTGGTGTGGGACACGTCAATTGCCAAGGGAACACCGGACGAAATCCTGTTTATCTTCGGGCATGAGAGTGGGCATTACGTGCTGCATCACATTGTGCGCGGCATCCTGGTCAGCATGGTGATCACGTTCATCACGCTCTACCTGGGATACCTGTTTGTGCAATGGGCCATCCGTCGTTTTGGAGCTTCGTGGGGCATCCCAACGCAGAACGACTGGGGTGCGCTTGCCGTGCTGTTGCTGGCATTTTCGCTGTTCAGTTTCTTCCTTGAACCGATTACTTCGACCCTGTCACGTTCGCAGGAACATGCGGCGGACGTATACGGCATGGAGGCCATTCACGGTATCGTCACCAATCCGCAGGAGACGGCGCGTGGAGCGTTTCAGGTACTGGGCGACACAAGCTATGACCTGCCGAATCCAAACCAGTTTCTCGAGTTCTGGACATACGGTCATCCCAGCATCGGCCGCCGTGCGGCTTTCGCTGCTCATTACGACCCATGGGCCGATGGCTACGCGCCGAAGTATTTTCCGAAGCAGTAA
- a CDS encoding (deoxy)nucleoside triphosphate pyrophosphohydrolase, which produces MQGLKKKAAIRKLDGKRENAVRLPRTVRLVVAALILRPGPDGAEEVLICQRKADQPMSLKWEFPGGKIEAGEGPEEALRRELNEELGIHAEIGPLLTRVRHNYRNGGAVDIQFFRVRSFAGELENRIFQQIRWSGLEALPEYDFLAADLGMIHDLAEGKLKV; this is translated from the coding sequence ATGCAGGGCTTGAAGAAGAAAGCTGCCATTCGAAAGCTCGACGGAAAGCGGGAAAACGCAGTGCGTTTACCTCGCACCGTTCGCCTTGTGGTGGCCGCGCTCATCCTTCGTCCTGGCCCTGATGGCGCGGAGGAAGTACTGATCTGCCAGCGAAAGGCCGATCAACCGATGAGCCTGAAGTGGGAGTTTCCCGGCGGCAAGATTGAAGCCGGTGAAGGCCCAGAAGAGGCGCTACGCCGCGAGCTGAATGAGGAACTGGGCATCCACGCGGAGATTGGACCCCTGCTGACCCGCGTCCGCCATAACTACCGCAACGGCGGCGCAGTGGATATCCAGTTTTTCCGTGTCCGCAGCTTTGCCGGGGAGCTGGAGAATCGGATCTTCCAGCAAATTCGCTGGTCTGGACTTGAAGCCCTTCCCGAGTATGACTTCCTAGCCGCTGACCTAGGCATGATTCATGATCTGGCCGAAGGCAAACTCAAAGTCTAG